TGGAGCGACCATTCCCCAGGTGCTTCTCCACAAGCGAGTTCATCAGACAAACCTGTCTTTTAATGCAACGAACAACAACCAAAACCTCTTGAAGGTTTTAAGAGCATCGATTCAGCGAAAACGACAGCTGCAACAGGAGTCATGAACCAATGATGCCATCTTCTCCATTCGTCAGTGTGATTATTCCGGTTTACAATGGCGATCGCTATCTGAGTGAGGCGATTGAAAGCGTCCTACAGCAGACCTATCAGTCGTTTGAAGTAATTGTGGTTGACGATGGCTCCACCGACAATACAGCGACCGTTGCACAGCAATTTGGAGACACGATTCGCTATCTGTATCAAGAAAATGGGGGAACCGCTGCTGCCCGAAACACAGGAATCCAGATGGCTCAAGGTGATTTTTTGGCTTTCTTAGATGCAGATGATCTCTGGCTAGAGCATAAACTCGCCGTTCAAGTGCGTGCCTTTGCAGAACAACCAACACTTGACCTTGTTTCTGGTCAGGTTGAACAGTTCTTTAGCCCAGACCTCCCCCCCGATGTGCAAGCAACGCTTCACTGTCCTTCTGATCCGATTCCAGGTTGCATTCCTTCGGCTCTTTTAATCAAACGGCAGGCATTTGACCGAGTAGGAAATTTTTCTACCGTCTGGAAAGTAGCAGAGTTTCCAGATTGGTATGCTCGCGCAACGGAGACAGGGCTTGTCACTCACACTCTTGCCGATGTTGTTGCTAAACGACGTATACACGCAACCAATAAGGGAATTCAGCATAAGCAGACGGCTCAACTAGAGTATGTTCGGATTCTGAAAGCCGCACTCGATCGCAAACGGGCTAACCAGTCATCCCACGAACCAACCCACTAGTGTTGCGAACACAAAGTTCTGCAATGTAGGGGGTTTGGGGGCGAAGCCCCCAAGAAGGGGTTTCACCCCTTCACCCCTTTCAAAACTTATTTTTTGCTGTACTAGGTTAACCAGTTACTATGCCTGACACTATCACACTCCCTCCAGATTCCCATCAGTTGCTTCTCAAAGCTGCCTGCTGTTCCAATCAAGTGGGCCTTAAAGCTTGGCAAGAATGGCAGGGGCAGGTAGACATCGAGCAATTAGACTCAGAATCCTATCGGCTGCTGCCCCTACTTTACAAGAATCTTGCTACAAACCAGATTCAGAGCCATGAGATGACACGGCTTCAGGGAGTTTATCGACGACACTGGTATAGTAATCAGCTGAGGATTCGGGAACTCACCGATATTTTGCAAGCATTTGAGACGGCAAATATCCGCTGCTGTGTTGCAGGAGATGCCGCACTGTTGCCCTACTACGGCTCTGATTTGGGAATGCGTCCGATCGACCAATTAGATGTTGTAGTTGCGCCTCAAGACGGACTCAAGGCTATTCAAGTTTTAGCCAGGTTAAATTGGCATGCCAGGGTTGAACTTACAGATTCTTTTATGGCACTCCATTCCAAAATTGGACTGTGGAATGCTTCGCATCAGCTTCTGCACCTGCATTGGCGAATGTTTGGCAGTGATGTATCCGCTGCCCAGGACGATGGGTTTTGGCAAACAGCAGCAGTTGTGTCACTGAACCAAAACTCCATTCGCACACTCAATCCCATTGCTCAAATTCTCCACATTTGTACCCGCATTACCGCTGCTGATGGGGCGATCGCACCCCTTTGGATAGCAGATTTTGCAAAAGTGGTGAGTTTTAACCCATCTGAAAACTTCTGGGAATCATTGATTCAGGCTGCATCTAAGGCTCGCCTCATGTTACCTCTACGACAGCTGATCAATGCTGGAGCGACTATTCTGGAGCCCCTTCCGGCTTCTCATATTAACCGTATCCAATCCGTACCTCTCTCGCCGTTAGAGTGGCTAGAGCAGCAATTTGGCGGAGTATTGGGGCGATCGCCCCTTTCCAGGTATTTTCAGTATCTCAGACAGGCAGACTCCAGTCAGGGAGGGGCAAATCCTTCGGTGATGAGTCTGCTCCACTATTACCAGCAATCGTGGGGATTAAAGCAACCCTGGGAGGTTCCGCTTCACGGGGTGGTTCGGCTCGTTCGTTTTGCGTGGAGCGTTCGTAGCCTAAAAGTTAAATCGTAAGGATTATGAATTACAGCTTTGGTCAGAAAGCTTAAAGCAAAAGCAATAGCTCAAACCCTGATGCTGGGGAGGCTTTCTGACTTGCCTCCGCCCCACCGAATGTGGCTACAGCTAGATCTCTCACAGATGTTTGTCATTCATCCTTGAAATGGGTCTGGCTATTCTCGAACCAACTGCTTGCCACGGGCCTGAAGAATGAGCCGTACCGGACGCAGCAGATAATACAGCAGGGGCGGAAAGGTTGATCGAGGGTACATCTGCCAATCCAGCGTAGTAGGAGTCATCGCGATACGACTGAAGTAACGAGCTTTATCCAGCCATCGCTCCCGAATTTTTAGATGAAATTGAGTAGCTCTAAAAGGTTGCTGAGATGCATGATTGGCA
Above is a genomic segment from Oscillatoria sp. FACHB-1407 containing:
- a CDS encoding glycosyltransferase family 2 protein → MMPSSPFVSVIIPVYNGDRYLSEAIESVLQQTYQSFEVIVVDDGSTDNTATVAQQFGDTIRYLYQENGGTAAARNTGIQMAQGDFLAFLDADDLWLEHKLAVQVRAFAEQPTLDLVSGQVEQFFSPDLPPDVQATLHCPSDPIPGCIPSALLIKRQAFDRVGNFSTVWKVAEFPDWYARATETGLVTHTLADVVAKRRIHATNKGIQHKQTAQLEYVRILKAALDRKRANQSSHEPTH
- a CDS encoding nucleotidyltransferase family protein, whose amino-acid sequence is MPDTITLPPDSHQLLLKAACCSNQVGLKAWQEWQGQVDIEQLDSESYRLLPLLYKNLATNQIQSHEMTRLQGVYRRHWYSNQLRIRELTDILQAFETANIRCCVAGDAALLPYYGSDLGMRPIDQLDVVVAPQDGLKAIQVLARLNWHARVELTDSFMALHSKIGLWNASHQLLHLHWRMFGSDVSAAQDDGFWQTAAVVSLNQNSIRTLNPIAQILHICTRITAADGAIAPLWIADFAKVVSFNPSENFWESLIQAASKARLMLPLRQLINAGATILEPLPASHINRIQSVPLSPLEWLEQQFGGVLGRSPLSRYFQYLRQADSSQGGANPSVMSLLHYYQQSWGLKQPWEVPLHGVVRLVRFAWSVRSLKVKS